In Nitratireductor basaltis, the following are encoded in one genomic region:
- a CDS encoding anti-sigma factor, protein MSEQDNMPEHEGGDDLVAAEFVLGALDNDERASISRRIEQDPEFARLVDDWEERLEGLGSEFKPVEPPAQIAASIRRRLFDENASYEGNAPGKGWFSRLWNNASAWRALAAAAVLAFAGLSFYNLAPRPAAEEARYVSSLAPTESDVHYFVVYDARDGNVRLSHVTGARPEGRDFELWVIEDGTPRSLGVIPEGQRVRMAVADRSASELKGDAIFAITTEPQGGSPSGAPTGPVVAQGDINAI, encoded by the coding sequence ATGAGCGAGCAGGACAACATGCCGGAGCACGAAGGTGGTGACGATCTCGTCGCCGCCGAATTCGTGCTTGGCGCGTTGGACAATGACGAGCGTGCATCCATCTCGCGACGGATCGAACAGGATCCGGAATTTGCGCGCCTCGTCGATGACTGGGAAGAAAGGCTTGAAGGCCTTGGCAGCGAGTTCAAGCCGGTGGAACCACCGGCACAGATCGCAGCCTCGATCAGGCGCCGGCTGTTCGACGAGAATGCATCCTACGAAGGGAACGCACCCGGTAAGGGCTGGTTTTCCCGCCTATGGAACAATGCTTCCGCATGGCGTGCCCTGGCAGCTGCCGCTGTGCTGGCATTTGCCGGTCTGTCTTTCTACAATCTGGCACCACGCCCGGCGGCCGAGGAGGCGCGCTATGTGTCGTCGCTGGCGCCCACCGAAAGCGATGTCCATTACTTTGTTGTCTATGACGCGCGCGACGGCAATGTGCGGCTTTCCCATGTCACCGGTGCGCGTCCCGAGGGACGTGACTTCGAACTTTGGGTCATTGAAGACGGCACGCCGCGTTCGCTCGGTGTCATTCCTGAAGGCCAGCGCGTGCGCATGGCCGTTGCCGATCGGTCGGCGAGCGAGCTCAAGGGTGACGCGATCTTTGCGATCACCACGGAGCCGCAGGGCGGTTCGCCCAGTGGCGCACCAACGGGCCCGGTTGTCGCGCAGGGCGACATCAACGCCATCTGA